From the Salmo trutta chromosome 2, fSalTru1.1, whole genome shotgun sequence genome, one window contains:
- the LOC115160720 gene encoding uncharacterized protein LOC115160720 isoform X2 has product MFPSSWTLNSKQDGPSSTLMLLRSRTGLPRYFPVSLLQRTGSLKHSIAMMKALPDIFPSPVAPLKKLGHASEAMLHILESAEDPNTFLQERLLFSPVVIICETNCVLAIGTMPVVTFPKEDIYASVTYLMARYYAFHLTYPKCIATLLSVLQTEVLSYAIHDRDVTSSYKKAFIRLYLAHHKEERIDVLQLAQEPFLMPPFRKALATGPGPLASGSTPSTSSAYTAVPRTEAPNTIPEGPCGGHITQTPSLLDRGMGEGGWRG; this is encoded by the exons ATGTTTCCCAGCTCCTGGACCTTGAATTCCAAGCAAGACGGGCCTTCATCGACTCTGATGCTACTAAGGAGCAGGACAGGCCTACCAAGATACTTCCCTGTATCTCTGCTTCAGAGAACTGGATCAT TGAAGCACTCAATCGCTATGATGAAGGCTTTACCAGATATATTCCCATCACCTGTGGCTCCACTGAAGAAGTTAGGACATGCAAGTGAGGCTATGCTTCACATCCTTGAG TCTGCAGAAGACCCCAACACCTTTCTTCAGGAGAGACTACTCTTCAGCCCTGTCGTGATTATCTGCGAAACCAACTGCGTACTGGCCATTGGAACCATGCCTGTGGTGACCTTCCCAAAAGAGGACATCTATGCCAGCGTGACGTATCTCATGGCGCGTTATTACGCCTTTCACCTCACATATCCCAAGTGCATAGCCACACTCCTCTCTGTGCTGCAGACAGAAGTCCTCTCGTACGCCATCCACGACCGGGACGTGACTTCTTCATATAAAAAG gccTTCATCCGCCTTTACCTCGCCCACCACAAGGAGGAGCGCATCGacgtgctgcagctggcccaagaaCCCTTCCTCATGCCCCCCTTCCGCAAGGCCCTGGCCACCGGTCCTGGGCCGTTGGCATCGGGCTCCACGCCCTCCACCTCCAGCGCATACACAGCAGTGCCTCGAACTGAGGCGCCCAACACCATCCCAGAGGGACCCTGTGGGGGCCACATTACTCAAACGCCCTCCCTTCTAgatagggggatgggggaaggaggatggagggggtaa
- the LOC115160720 gene encoding uncharacterized protein LOC115160720 isoform X1 has protein sequence MDELRRILDRGNCFIPELKTCWGTFYNKAQFYVVFKKVMKPPLLDKVKHSIAMMKALPDIFPSPVAPLKKLGHASEAMLHILESAEDPNTFLQERLLFSPVVIICETNCVLAIGTMPVVTFPKEDIYASVTYLMARYYAFHLTYPKCIATLLSVLQTEVLSYAIHDRDVTSSYKKAFIRLYLAHHKEERIDVLQLAQEPFLMPPFRKALATGPGPLASGSTPSTSSAYTAVPRTEAPNTIPEGPCGGHITQTPSLLDRGMGEGGWRG, from the exons ATGGATGAACTCCGGCGGATCCTCGATCGAGGGAACTGCTTTATACCTGAACTGAAGACCTGCTGGGGGACCTTTTACAACAAGGCACAGTTTTATGTAGTGTTCAAAAAGGTAATGAAGCCACCGCTGCTGGACAAAG TGAAGCACTCAATCGCTATGATGAAGGCTTTACCAGATATATTCCCATCACCTGTGGCTCCACTGAAGAAGTTAGGACATGCAAGTGAGGCTATGCTTCACATCCTTGAG TCTGCAGAAGACCCCAACACCTTTCTTCAGGAGAGACTACTCTTCAGCCCTGTCGTGATTATCTGCGAAACCAACTGCGTACTGGCCATTGGAACCATGCCTGTGGTGACCTTCCCAAAAGAGGACATCTATGCCAGCGTGACGTATCTCATGGCGCGTTATTACGCCTTTCACCTCACATATCCCAAGTGCATAGCCACACTCCTCTCTGTGCTGCAGACAGAAGTCCTCTCGTACGCCATCCACGACCGGGACGTGACTTCTTCATATAAAAAG gccTTCATCCGCCTTTACCTCGCCCACCACAAGGAGGAGCGCATCGacgtgctgcagctggcccaagaaCCCTTCCTCATGCCCCCCTTCCGCAAGGCCCTGGCCACCGGTCCTGGGCCGTTGGCATCGGGCTCCACGCCCTCCACCTCCAGCGCATACACAGCAGTGCCTCGAACTGAGGCGCCCAACACCATCCCAGAGGGACCCTGTGGGGGCCACATTACTCAAACGCCCTCCCTTCTAgatagggggatgggggaaggaggatggagggggtaa